One window of Microcoleus vaginatus PCC 9802 genomic DNA carries:
- a CDS encoding alpha-amylase, producing the protein MADINGTMMQYFHWYIPDRGTLWDEVKNQAKELADAGFTALWLPPAYKGLAGQSDVGYGVYDLFDLGEFDQKGSIRTKYGTKQQYLDAIAALHKSQIQVYADVVINHKMGADAAEIFKATPYPQNNRLNPKGGLQEIKSYTHFNFPGRQGKYSQFEWHWWHFDAVDYNEYNKDDRGTVYLVEGRIFDDYVALENGNFAYLMGCDLDFQDQGVRDEIIRWGKWYLDTTGADGFRLDAIKHISSWFFPEWLDELERYVGKDLFVVGEYWAPNIDILHWYVGSVKGKMSVFDVPLHYNFHYASQQGGNYDMRRILDGTMMQQQPTHAVTFVENHDSQPLQALESVVEPWFKPLAYAIILLRKEGYPCVFYPDYYGAEYEDWGRDGNRYKIVMPSHRSLIDKFLHARKHFAYGPQYDYFDHWNTIGWTRLGNRKHPQAMAVIMSDGPEGSKWMEVGKPHAKFVDLTGHIKEPVSTNEWGWGEFRCQGGSVSVWIQE; encoded by the coding sequence ATGGCAGATATCAACGGCACGATGATGCAATATTTCCACTGGTACATTCCCGATCGAGGAACCCTGTGGGATGAGGTGAAAAACCAAGCCAAAGAATTGGCGGATGCGGGTTTTACGGCACTGTGGTTGCCGCCTGCGTACAAAGGGCTTGCGGGGCAAAGCGACGTTGGATATGGGGTTTACGACTTATTTGATTTGGGAGAATTCGACCAAAAAGGTTCAATTCGCACCAAATATGGTACTAAGCAGCAATATTTGGATGCGATCGCAGCCCTGCACAAATCTCAGATCCAAGTCTATGCCGATGTAGTTATCAACCACAAAATGGGTGCAGATGCAGCAGAGATATTTAAGGCAACTCCTTATCCTCAAAACAATCGGCTAAATCCCAAAGGTGGATTGCAAGAAATCAAAAGCTACACTCATTTTAACTTTCCCGGACGCCAAGGTAAATATTCCCAATTTGAATGGCACTGGTGGCATTTTGACGCAGTAGACTACAACGAATACAATAAAGACGATCGCGGCACAGTCTATTTGGTAGAAGGGAGAATTTTTGATGACTATGTTGCCCTAGAAAATGGCAATTTTGCATATTTAATGGGGTGCGATCTGGATTTTCAGGATCAAGGGGTACGAGATGAAATTATACGCTGGGGTAAGTGGTATCTCGACACAACAGGTGCCGACGGTTTCCGTTTAGATGCAATCAAGCACATATCGTCTTGGTTTTTTCCGGAATGGTTAGATGAATTGGAGCGATATGTCGGCAAAGATTTGTTTGTTGTCGGTGAGTATTGGGCACCAAATATCGATATCCTGCACTGGTATGTCGGTTCAGTTAAGGGCAAAATGTCAGTTTTTGATGTGCCACTGCATTACAACTTTCATTACGCCAGCCAACAGGGCGGTAACTACGATATGCGGCGCATCTTAGACGGTACAATGATGCAGCAGCAACCGACTCATGCAGTAACGTTTGTCGAAAACCACGACTCCCAACCGCTGCAAGCACTTGAATCTGTGGTAGAACCCTGGTTTAAACCTCTTGCTTATGCGATTATTCTATTGCGAAAAGAAGGTTATCCCTGCGTTTTCTACCCGGATTATTACGGTGCAGAATATGAAGATTGGGGGCGTGATGGCAATCGGTATAAGATTGTTATGCCCTCTCATCGATCGCTAATTGACAAGTTTCTCCATGCTCGCAAACACTTCGCCTACGGCCCTCAATATGACTATTTCGATCATTGGAATACCATTGGCTGGACGAGATTGGGCAATCGGAAACATCCACAGGCAATGGCAGTAATTATGAGTGACGGGCCGGAGGGTTCCAAGTGGATGGAAGTTGGTAAACCTCATGCTAAGTTTGTGGATTTAACAGGGCATATTAAGGAACCTGTTTCTACTAACGAGTGGGGTTGGGGCGAGTTTCGCTGTCAAGGCGGTTCAGTATCCGTGTGGATTCAGGAATAA
- a CDS encoding NAD-dependent epimerase/dehydratase family protein, whose amino-acid sequence MTDTKLSIVITGADTELGQETVRQFVAPGHKVTGLTQDKDGAATVRSHGGIAVETDPSNAVELRDAILVANADVVVNVTPQLANTLLSDGQELSPLNKWFTEA is encoded by the coding sequence ATGACAGACACAAAGCTGAGCATTGTCATTACAGGCGCAGATACTGAACTCGGACAAGAAACCGTCCGGCAGTTTGTAGCGCCGGGACACAAAGTAACTGGATTGACGCAGGACAAAGATGGTGCAGCAACCGTGCGTTCCCACGGCGGAATCGCGGTAGAAACTGACCCATCCAATGCTGTTGAACTCAGGGATGCGATTCTGGTCGCCAATGCAGATGTGGTGGTGAACGTGACCCCGCAACTGGCAAATACGCTGCTAAGCGATGGGCAAGAGTTGTCACCCCTCAACAAGTGGTTTACAGAAGCTTAA
- a CDS encoding Uma2 family endonuclease: METITLNLPAAVALTDEQFYQLSIANEEWRLEQTPEGELIIMPPTGGESGIRNSDLNLRVGLWNERTQLGKVFDSSTVFQLPNGAKRSPDVSWVLRERWEALSAEDKRKFPPLCPDFVIELRSQSDSLETLRAKMRYYRTNGCRLGWLIDPQTPLVEIYRLSEEVAEVINFSFDQPPTLSGEDVLPGFLLDITPILNP; encoded by the coding sequence ATGGAAACTATAACTCTCAACCTACCTGCCGCCGTCGCTTTAACCGACGAACAATTTTATCAATTGTCCATCGCTAATGAAGAGTGGCGATTAGAACAAACCCCCGAAGGAGAACTAATTATTATGCCTCCAACAGGCGGCGAAAGCGGCATCAGAAATTCCGATCTCAACCTACGAGTCGGCTTGTGGAATGAACGGACTCAATTAGGAAAAGTCTTTGATTCTTCCACCGTCTTTCAATTACCCAACGGTGCGAAGCGTTCTCCCGATGTTTCTTGGGTACTCCGAGAACGCTGGGAAGCATTATCCGCAGAAGATAAGCGCAAATTTCCTCCCCTGTGCCCGGACTTTGTAATAGAATTGCGCTCGCAAAGTGATTCCCTAGAAACATTGCGGGCTAAAATGCGGTATTATCGAACTAACGGCTGTCGCTTAGGTTGGCTAATTGACCCCCAAACGCCTTTAGTAGAAATTTATCGGTTGTCTGAAGAGGTAGCAGAAGTTATTAATTTCTCTTTTGACCAACCGCCTACACTTTCGGGTGAAGATGTCCTTCCCGGATTTCTTCTAGATATTACACCTATTCTCAACCCTTGA
- the gnd gene encoding decarboxylating NADP(+)-dependent phosphogluconate dehydrogenase, with the protein MTKQNFGLIGLAVMGENLALNVESRGFSVAVYNRTAAKTDEFMAKRAPGKNIVAAKTLTEFVDVLETPRRILVMVQAGKPVDAVIDQLKPMLSPGDMIIDGGNSLYDDTERRTKDLESMGLGFVGMGISGGEEGALNGASMMPGGTRTAYGLLEPILIKIAAQVDDGPCVTFIGPGGAGHYVKMVHNGIEYGDMQLIAEAYDLLKNVAGLEGQQLQEVFAEWNTTDELNSFLIEITANIFKYNDPETKQPLVEVIMDAAGQKGTGRWTVMSALELGVSIPTIIAAVNARIMSSYKDERVRASAELTGPSGKYEGDTKEFVNKVRDALYCSKICSYAQGMALLSAASKSYNYDLSLSEISRIWKGGCIIRAGFLDKIKTAFKDDPTLPNLLLAPEFKQSILDRQSAWRDVLATACQLGIAVPAFSASLDYFDSYRRARLPQNLTQAQRDYFGAHTYERTDKPRGEFFHSEWTQTAQESLQTGSGD; encoded by the coding sequence ATGACAAAGCAAAATTTTGGTTTAATCGGTCTAGCAGTGATGGGCGAAAACCTCGCGCTCAACGTCGAAAGCAGAGGCTTCTCCGTGGCTGTATACAACCGCACAGCAGCTAAAACCGACGAATTCATGGCCAAACGCGCCCCCGGCAAGAACATTGTAGCCGCCAAGACTCTGACAGAATTCGTCGATGTCCTAGAAACCCCGCGCAGAATCTTAGTCATGGTGCAAGCTGGGAAACCCGTAGATGCAGTCATCGACCAGCTCAAACCCATGCTGTCACCGGGCGACATGATTATTGACGGTGGCAACTCGCTATACGACGACACCGAACGCCGCACCAAAGATTTAGAATCGATGGGACTGGGATTTGTCGGCATGGGCATCAGTGGCGGCGAAGAAGGCGCGCTCAACGGTGCTAGCATGATGCCCGGTGGCACCCGCACTGCTTACGGCCTACTAGAGCCAATTCTCATCAAAATTGCGGCTCAAGTAGATGATGGCCCCTGCGTCACTTTCATCGGCCCTGGTGGCGCCGGCCACTACGTGAAAATGGTTCACAACGGCATTGAGTACGGGGATATGCAGCTCATTGCTGAAGCCTACGATTTGCTCAAAAACGTTGCCGGATTGGAGGGCCAGCAGTTGCAGGAAGTTTTTGCCGAATGGAATACCACAGACGAACTCAACTCGTTTTTGATTGAAATTACGGCTAATATTTTCAAGTACAACGACCCGGAAACTAAGCAACCCTTAGTTGAGGTAATTATGGACGCAGCCGGTCAGAAAGGCACGGGCCGCTGGACTGTAATGAGTGCTTTGGAATTGGGTGTGAGCATTCCCACAATTATCGCTGCTGTGAATGCGAGAATCATGTCTTCTTACAAAGACGAGCGCGTCAGAGCTTCCGCAGAACTGACGGGGCCTAGCGGCAAGTACGAAGGCGATACTAAAGAGTTTGTGAACAAAGTTCGGGATGCGCTTTACTGCTCGAAGATTTGCTCCTACGCGCAAGGTATGGCGCTGTTGAGCGCGGCGTCGAAGTCGTACAATTACGACTTGAGTTTGAGCGAAATTTCCCGAATTTGGAAAGGTGGCTGTATCATTCGGGCTGGATTTTTGGACAAGATTAAAACAGCTTTTAAGGACGATCCCACGCTGCCGAATTTGCTGTTAGCGCCCGAGTTCAAACAGAGCATTCTCGATCGCCAATCGGCTTGGCGAGACGTGTTAGCTACTGCTTGCCAACTGGGGATTGCAGTACCGGCATTTAGCGCCTCGCTGGACTATTTCGACAGCTACCGGCGCGCTCGATTGCCACAAAACCTCACGCAAGCTCAGCGTGATTATTTCGGGGCTCACACCTACGAACGCACCGACAAACCGCGCGGCGAATTCTTCCACTCTGAGTGGACGCAGACTGCTCAAGAATCGCTGCAAACTGGTAGTGGTGATTAA
- a CDS encoding ABC transporter ATP-binding protein, producing MSRPDTYPQTMQPIQITTFQALWRSLGLIIKAAPIELRNLIILNIISGAAPSAVLFLDKLIIDEVSRLLSQTQTAQPFALMLSRPILLWSIAGVLSLKLIGDSLETMSSFAATSLRDRVQGFVEGKVLEKVANFDDIALFENPELLNIVELAKTGVTKIQQLAFTLSMTITGIFIFIPSISLAATIAWWVPLLMLISSSPSIYIQRKYSRIIWRVQRKQAKISREMNLSARVLTGEEYAKELRLFGLQELWLKRWQSQFVQFFSEMQRIRKKGAIVVLFWSVFSRVGVALPFVYVVMGALGGRYTLGDLALYSGLIVQVEQSLQLLIGNYTNLYDISLGVSPIFQLLELKPELQSPLVDVASRLPSLPDGGQDSRPPKDKIGIEIKHLSFCYPGSNKSTVEDINLTINPGEMLVLVGENGAGKTTLGKLLGRLYDPTSGTIDWNGKDLRSYSLAYVRSRIAVVMQDYARFPSTVRENVGFGDLLSLSDDTAINEAISEAGISAKVNSLSAGLETPLGKQLEDGIDLSGGQWQRIAIARALMRLSTAEVLIFDEPTAALDPKTEHEIYSIFRQIAAGKTTIVISHRLGLAKIADRIAVMENGKIAEIGTHDELIASNGIYCSMFTRQASSYI from the coding sequence ATGAGTAGACCCGACACCTACCCACAAACTATGCAACCCATCCAAATTACCACCTTCCAAGCTTTGTGGCGCAGCTTGGGCCTGATAATCAAAGCCGCACCAATAGAACTCCGCAATTTAATAATACTCAACATTATCAGCGGTGCTGCCCCATCTGCCGTGCTATTTTTAGATAAATTAATCATTGATGAAGTATCTCGGTTGCTATCGCAAACCCAAACAGCACAGCCCTTTGCTTTGATGCTTTCCCGGCCAATACTGCTGTGGAGTATTGCCGGAGTCTTAAGTCTCAAGTTAATCGGCGACTCCCTCGAAACAATGAGTTCCTTTGCCGCGACATCTTTGCGCGATCGCGTTCAAGGCTTTGTCGAAGGAAAAGTCCTGGAAAAAGTCGCCAATTTCGACGATATCGCCCTCTTTGAAAACCCCGAACTATTAAATATAGTAGAACTCGCAAAAACCGGAGTCACCAAAATACAGCAACTAGCATTTACCCTCAGCATGACCATCACGGGAATTTTTATATTTATTCCATCTATTAGCCTTGCTGCTACCATAGCTTGGTGGGTGCCACTCCTGATGCTGATTTCATCATCTCCCTCAATTTACATCCAAAGAAAATATAGCAGAATCATCTGGAGAGTTCAAAGAAAGCAAGCTAAAATCAGCCGCGAGATGAACTTATCCGCTAGAGTATTGACCGGGGAAGAATACGCTAAAGAATTGCGTTTGTTTGGCTTGCAGGAACTTTGGCTCAAACGCTGGCAAAGTCAGTTTGTGCAGTTCTTTAGCGAGATGCAACGCATCCGAAAAAAAGGAGCAATTGTTGTACTTTTCTGGTCAGTGTTTAGTAGAGTAGGAGTAGCTTTGCCCTTTGTTTATGTGGTAATGGGAGCTTTGGGAGGGCGCTATACTTTGGGGGATTTGGCGCTTTATTCGGGTTTGATTGTCCAGGTGGAGCAAAGTTTGCAATTATTGATTGGCAATTATACTAATTTGTACGATATTTCCCTCGGCGTTAGTCCGATTTTTCAACTTTTGGAACTCAAACCAGAATTGCAGTCGCCGCTTGTGGATGTAGCATCTCGCCTGCCTAGTTTACCAGATGGCGGGCAAGATTCCCGCCCCCCAAAAGATAAAATTGGCATCGAGATTAAGCATCTATCTTTCTGCTATCCCGGTAGTAATAAAAGCACGGTCGAAGATATCAACTTAACCATTAATCCGGGGGAAATGCTAGTGCTTGTCGGTGAAAATGGCGCGGGTAAAACAACCCTTGGCAAACTCCTCGGCCGCCTGTACGACCCGACAAGTGGTACGATCGACTGGAATGGCAAAGATTTGCGATCGTACTCTCTAGCATACGTGCGATCGCGCATCGCCGTCGTTATGCAAGATTACGCCCGTTTCCCCTCGACAGTCCGCGAAAACGTCGGTTTCGGCGACTTGCTTTCACTGTCGGATGACACCGCAATTAACGAAGCTATTTCCGAAGCAGGAATTAGCGCAAAAGTCAATAGTCTTTCCGCAGGCTTAGAGACTCCGTTGGGGAAACAATTAGAAGACGGCATAGACTTATCGGGGGGACAGTGGCAAAGAATTGCGATCGCCCGCGCCTTAATGCGGCTTTCTACAGCCGAAGTGCTAATTTTTGACGAACCAACCGCTGCCCTAGACCCCAAGACAGAACACGAAATTTACAGCATCTTCCGCCAAATAGCCGCCGGGAAAACAACAATAGTCATCAGTCACAGATTAGGCTTAGCAAAAATAGCCGATCGTATCGCCGTCATGGAAAACGGTAAAATAGCAGAAATAGGAACTCACGACGAATTGATAGCATCAAACGGAATTTACTGCTCAATGTTCACACGTCAAGCTAGTAGCTATATTTAG